TGCTTCTCAATTAaatatatcttgatttaagaatttttaggtcattttaatggaaaataagacaaaaatactaagtacATTTTTGGCAGCGATGGGACAGAAATTTCAATATGTAACTCACTTTTTCTTGCACCTTTCTCTCTATCTGTAACCTGCAACTTTAGTGGGCGGCTCTAATAAATAACTTCCTGTATTGGGTCAGCATTGCGGAAGCAGTGACATGTTCAGACACTGAGGCTTTGTGCAATGAATGGACACAGAAGATGGTCAAACAAGACCAGAATTGTTCTCGATGTGTGACCAGACATAGCTCCATCCATTGTCAGTAGTGCTGACGCAGGGTAAACGTTTGCCAAGCGGTGCAGTCAGACTACATTAACCTACAGTGGCAGGATTATGGCAGTCTACGTCCTTGTGCACCCTAGTTATGCAGCCCtagaaaagggaaaaaaggaGTGCAGATCCACTTGAAATCATAATGAAGTTCCTCACTATCATTTTGCATGTTCAGGTTTTGCTAATAAGAATGCAAATTATGTTCTTTAGGGTTGTACTGTTGTGTAAGACCCAAGTATGAGTTGATTATTTGGCCCCAGTGTTAATGTTGTAgctaatacaaaataaaaattgcatattatattttgtattttatacactacatttttaaaaagtttttagtcTCAAATGCtatattaatttgatcaaaaatacagtaaacaggattatttggaaaatattgcaattttaaactgttttctatttgaatatattttaatttaaaatttttagcATCAATACTCCacccttcagtgtcacatgatccttcagaaatcattctaatatgctgatttgctactcaaaacatttcttattataaacATTGAAAACAGCTAAAattgcctaatatttttgtgaaaactttttttttgctggTTTTTTTCAGCCACTTTTCTCTCtagatattgccatagaaaagCTAATATCACTCCATCACCAGTAATATATTGCTGTCTGTATTCTACCTTATTTTCTTCTCGCACTGCCTCTCTGCAGCATTACGGTGACAGAGAGTGTATCCACCTCAGTGATGTCCTCCAGCGGGACGGGAGAGGGGGACGAGGAGGAACAGGCCCTGCTGGAGCGCCTAGCTAAGAGAGAGGAGCGCAGGCAGAAGAGGATGAAGGAGGCGCTGGACAGACAGGAGCAGGAGGACACCAGCCAAACCTCAGAGAGCAGCATTGGTCTGCGGCGCGGCCGGAGCTACGAGGTAGAGGAGGAGCACAACAGCaaggaggaggagaaagaggaggagaaaccggtggaagaggaggaggaggaagaggaggaggaggaggtggtcATCCCTAGGGAGGAGGTGGTTGTGGAGGAAAAGCCACGGAGGTCTTATTTGAGAGAACAGgtgtgcatttcttttttttatggtttgttAGATCACAAGAACTTGCATTTAAGGTTTGTTTATGGCATTTAACTTTGTTCACCTGTAGGAATCCATTGAGGAAATATCTAAAATACCTGATAAGGTATGATAAGtgcctttttttgtttttgtttaaaaatggcgAGGGGGGGCGGGGGTTCTCTCTTTTGATGCAACAAAGCATGTGACTGCAGTTCCATTCATAGGACAATAATGAGCAAGATGCTGTGCCTTCTTCTGAAGTACGTGAGGTGATTTTAAATGAAGACGTAGATGATTCCGCAGTTGTTTCGGGGACGGATGAGGAAAATGGCACCACAGAACTCACTGCTGGTGTACACAAGGAAAAGAGTGAGATAGAGGGATTGACAGAGAATGGAGTGGATGAAATGAGAGAGGCAGAAAACTTTGAGAAATATGAGATTTCAGAAAATGATGAGTCTTTGGTAAGAGTTTAGTTGTGTTTTGAGGACTTTTTAGTTGTGTTTTGAGATGGATGGTTTAGATTTTGGGTGGGAGTCGAACAGAAAAGTTTATTTGTAAAGACCTCATGTAAATCAAAAGTTTGTTTAGTCTGTGCATGTACTTTGAGGCCTCTATATGCTAGTGTGCTTGACAAAGTAAACTTTTAGCACatatatgcatttaaataagTTCCGGTCAAAATCACCTCTTGATGTTGCCGACTTGTATATGCATGCACAATTTCATTGTTGTCAGACGGAAACCTTGTATCTCCAAAAACACTACTTTTCAGGAAactgaaaaaacacttttttcttaaattattaaacattgcGTCGTCAAAGTTGATatcgttcacaccaagaacgataactataaagataacgataaagatatactTATAAAATTggtctaaatataaaagaatagcactgtccacaccacagctataacgataacgatatagagaaattATAtagttgggatcactttcagaacgattttttccagctgtcaaacgataaaacactgacagccaatcagaatccattctaatttaagggcttgtgcatttaaaatggcatttcatggggtctttaacaGCTTTGGATACAAGTCAATTCATGTCTTACTATTTTTCATTGCACCCATTAAATTTCCTCCCCAAAATCCTAAATCACTCCAGGCACTATTTGAGCACAGTGTGTAGTGTTTTCACCAGCGCGCACGAGTATCAGTGCATTTCACATTAAACAACGCAGGTTTAAAATCTGCTCAACGATCAGCGGTTACACACCGTGTGTTCACTGCTTGCTGCATGTCTATTGGGCATTGatgggaagtgtgtgtgtgtgtgaatacaCACGTGTTCTTTTCATCATTTATCCAGCGAGTGAACCAACAGCACCCGCATTTTGttctttcaaaacatcttcCAGCGCTCCGTCTTTCTCTCACACGCATGCATATCACATTCACACATCACTCACTTCTACTTGTGTGTGTACAGATGGAAGATGAAGATGTGATGAGGAAGAATAAACAGCCAAATGGAGGAGTGTGTGAGGACAGCACTCCCAAACACAAGAAAGCCGAGAGGACTTTCAGGTCAGTGCTCATATAAACAATTAATGATTGTGTTAGGATGGTCCAGGCTTTCTTTTTCCAAACAATTTAGAGTTCCCAGAATTCCGTATTTGGCAGCCTGTAGATCTGCAATGCTACGTCCCAATCCGCATACTAtacatcctaaatagtattcgaaattaggattagtgtgtcccaaatcatgagtattccaaagataccTGGATGGTTTCCAGATCCATATACACTCTaatggctaatattgcccacaacccagtGGACAAGGATttgattagaactacaaacacgaataaaaaatgttaaaagacTACAAACATGGTGGATGTGTGAGACCAACAGTTAAGTAGAGAGATTTAGATAATGGGGTTTGAGTGAtaaaaggcacagtatgtaattttcaccactagaggtcgcttattcaaaacagagGCGTAGCTTGATGGCGCCTTGATTTcacagaatcatgggaggtgttgtcttcacgtctacagctggTGGAAAGAATCCGTTGagacttgggcagaaatcatattcatggatgagctaatgtattatagatttattaacattactgtagtatgaagcagggtgtggctgaaaggaacgaggccgctggagcgattgctaatgagagacaaacgcgacacacggctcgagagcagcggaacttttattatgccgcagacgaccgtttccgcttcttccggtcatgcgtatgtggggtaaagcagtgctgttttatcatattagatacatttgtgtgttgaaattTGTTCTATTGCTACgctttgcgttcgctcggcagctACTACAGTATGAAACACTTGTTGCAcattgcagtaagctagatcaatattaagcatggtaaaacatggtactcatggtaaatcaagaaaacgagatttaaacaataagacttactgtgttgagctatataacatgattagttctctggatttaaacattcctggaaacatttgagataatgatagtacacaagtcaacaaaatatataacattattctagtggttttttaatccaaaaatcttacatattgtgcctataataatcagtatctagtctgacaaaaatatatttattaaaggtTATCCACATTTCATCTGCAAaagcattgtgaacttttataaagataCGTTTGgtaattaacttttaaatgcatcattatgtcAATACATGAGGAGAGTGTCCGCATGAAAGACCCACAACTGGCAGACTTGCTACTACATTTCTCTCTGAAACGgtttttaactgtgacaagatgattgacagggcacTTTAAACTGTGACCGGATACACATAACTAAGTGACAGAGCAGTCCGTTAAAGACGAaatagtatgtcccaaagttTGCCTGCTATTCTGCTACACACTctatgcacttttttttaaacaaaaacagtatGTACTTTTAAGAcatagtataagtaggcgaattgggatgcagcatgAATCTGAGCATGAAAATGACTAGGAAgtgttcttttttatttgtttttatttgattttagtatttccatttaaaatatgttgttgtattttgttgtttaccAGTGATTATTTTAGTTGTAGCAATTTAAACAgacaaattatattaaattgttccctcaattaatatatatttatcacATTACAACCAGACcacttaaaataataacaaatgaacatttaaaaaaattacaataaatatttacatagtTTTCTACCCAAGGATTTGACCAGAGTATAAATGAATCCATATATTCTTGCAAAATTCCAATATAGATAAATTTATTTGGGACAAATACACCATTGACTCGTCCCTTGTGTGCAAGTACAAGATGTTGAAATTACCATACAgacaaaataatcacattcCACATGTctatgtttgtatgtttttgaccttgAGATAATGTGCGTTATTCATGTGTAGCCCGTTCAGAGCTTTGCGTGATGAGGTATTTGACTCTAGTCACCTGATCTGGTGTGTCCTAAGGGTTGTTCTCAGTTGTAACCAGAGACTATGTTACTTTAGACAGGGGTGTGCTGATTCACTAAGTCTGTGTGTGAATAGGTTGGGTTTTCTTTACACGTAAAGAACATGGATGTGTAAAGGTGTTGACAGACCTTTTAACCTGTGCAAGTAAGTATTTGTTTGTCTGTGCGACAGCCGAGGCAGCTTACGCTCTCCTGAGGCGCCGGAAGCAGACGAGGCAGATGGTGAGGATGCTCGCTTGGAGGCCGAGAGAAAGCTGGAGGAACTGAAGAGGAGAAGAGATGAGATGGAGAGCGAGGAGTTCGAGAGGATGAGGCAGAAACAGCAGGAGGCCGAAGTGGAGCTGGAAGAGCTGAAGAGGAAGAGGGAGGAGAGGAGGAAGGTGCTGGAAGAGGAGGAGCGGCTGAGGAAGCAGGAGGAGGCCGAGAGGAAGGCCAGAGAGGAGGTGTGTTCGTTTAACGTCAATGATTCATTTCCTGGTCAGGTAACAGTTTCACTGGCGCTGTGGAATTTGCTTGGATTCGCTTTTCTGCAAGGGAAAATCTTGATAAGGGTCCTGTCATCAAAATTAGGTGATTTCTGTAAACACCTCTGTAAAAAATGATGTGATCATTAAGTAATCGCAacttatgtttttacattattttaactcatttttttataattcataCAAGATTCAACTCAATTTTATAAGTCGAAATGACTTGCACAGCTAAGTTGATTATACCTAAAAATTTAAGGCAACTGAACTTTTTAAGTTGAAATGCAATAcagttatacattttaaatagcattttatGGATGTCCTTTGAGATTTGAAACCTCATATAAGTAAATATAcctttatataaacattatatacaataacttaaatatacagtacagttcAAAAGAGAGGggtgaatgaatgaaattaatacttgtattcaacaagcatgcattaaattgttcaaaagttatgcTCAAAGCATCATGTTGTTAGTTTAGCTTTAACTGTAATTTGATATTAGGCAATTTGATATTAGGCTGTGGTGTGAAATTACTGTTGTATACTCTCTCTCAGTATTGAACAGCTGTAATTCAAATGAATTCCACATCATTTACATTAACATTAGCGTGATCGCACCCAGTGTGAGTTCCACATGAGTGCACATGAGTTTCAGACTCCGTCTCTCTCAGTAGCGGGCAAGAGACACAGCTGTCCCTCCTCGTGGAGGCCCGCTCCTAGCATTGTAATGCAAATATGTTCCTTGTTCCTAATGAACAGAGGCAGTAAATGAAAAAGGACTAATTAGAGATTAGAGGGCCCCGTGCTGATGCTAGCGGGTCGTGCCAAAAACCGTGGTGTAAATAAAAAGGCTTCTTTATGATTTCCCAGCTGCTGAAGAATGCGGCCGGCTGCCAGTTCACGTTACGCTTCCACAGAGAGACACGATAGACGcagtcttgattttgttgttCGTATAATTATCATTCTCGTTTATTGCAAGAAGGACATTTTCTGGGACATGAAGATTCCAAATCAGTCTGCTGGTGGTGTTTTTGTATGAAGCATGCCTTTGAGGTGATGaacatgtgtttattttattcttcaggAGGAGAAGAGGAGGATGAAGGAGGAGATAGAGAAGAGAAGAGCGGAGGCGGCTGAGAAGAGGCAGAAAGTGGAGGATTCTGTGGACGGAGAGACCAGGAAGCCTTTTAAGTGTGTCAGTCCCAGAGGATCCTCTCTGAAGGTCAGCCGccgccctctctctctctttatccacagctgtcaatcacccAACAGTGTCAGCTGACTCATAGGAACACGCTGTCCCCATGAAAAAGCAATTATCTGCCATATCTTGTAAACATAATGAGGAGGAGAACAGCTTGTTGATTGTGCGTTAATGTTCACTGAAGCGTGCCTGTACTAGTTTAAAGGGAATAACCCCCATTGTTACTATTTTCCTCCAAAGTACCATAGCTACTACAGTTATTGTTTGTAcaaaaaaactgttaatttgATATTAGCTACCACTGTCATCAGAAAAGGACATTTAGCATATAAGAGAAAAAACTTCTGAAAGCTTCTAACACCCTTTTTAAGagattttatattaatttcagaatttatataatgataacagtatatttcaaacattttctaATTCTTAAatagtatttatgtatttgtaattatacaagaattacaattaatttatacatacattagaatagaatagaatagaatagaatagaatagaaggCACCTACAATTTATACTTTCccttataaatgtattaaaaaatacacaCGCACTTTCCCTACAAAaattagaatagaatagaatagaatagaataaaatagaatgAACCTAAAATGTATGGTTTCccttataaatgtataaaatattccCTTTCCCTTATAAATAACTTATAGAATAGAATGGAATTTAATAGAATtgaataaaatagaatagataaacataaaatgtatactttcccttataaatgtataaacaatATGCATACAATTTCCCTTATACATAAACAGAATAGAATTATACATAAACGTAATGGAAtggaatagaataaaataaacctaa
The Ctenopharyngodon idella isolate HZGC_01 chromosome 4, HZGC01, whole genome shotgun sequence genome window above contains:
- the cald1a gene encoding caldesmon 1a isoform X3, coding for MDDDFERRRELRRQKREEMRLEAERMAYRRNEEDEEEAARERRRRARQERLRSKDSEDVAYKPETPELNNSHSITVTESVSTSVMSSSGTGEGDEEEQALLERLAKREERRQKRMKEALDRQEQEDTSQTSESSIGLRRGRSYEVEEEHNSKEEEKEEEKPVEEEEEEEEEEEVVIPREEVVVEEKPRRSYLREQESIEEISKIPDKMEDEDVMRKNKQPNGGVCEDSTPKHKKAERTFSRGSLRSPEAPEADEADGEDARLEAERKLEELKRRRDEMESEEFERMRQKQQEAEVELEELKRKREERRKVLEEEERLRKQEEAERKAREEEEKRRMKEEIEKRRAEAAEKRQKVEDSVDGETRKPFKCVSPRGSSLKIGERAEFLNRSAQKSSVKASHAPVVSKIDNRLEQYTTAVQSHKEVRSPRSAAIDLPMVTDGIRNIKSMWEKGNVFSSGGSPASANKDAAGIKVGVAGRINDWLNKTPETGKMSGGRPADLKPGDVTSKRSLWENKGSSATKVASRGETKSVTNGMGH
- the cald1a gene encoding caldesmon 1a isoform X2, whose amino-acid sequence is MAYRRNEEDEEEAARERRRRARQERLRSKDSEDVAYKPETPELNNSHSITVTESVSTSVMSSSGTGEGDEEEQALLERLAKREERRQKRMKEALDRQEQEDTSQTSESSIGLRRGRSYEVEEEHNSKEEEKEEEKPVEEEEEEEEEEEVVIPREEVVVEEKPRRSYLREQESIEEISKIPDKDNNEQDAVPSSEVREVILNEDVDDSAVVSGTDEENGTTELTAGVHKEKSEIEGLTENGVDEMREAENFEKYEISENDESLMEDEDVMRKNKQPNGGVCEDSTPKHKKAERTFSRGSLRSPEAPEADEADGEDARLEAERKLEELKRRRDEMESEEFERMRQKQQEAEVELEELKRKREERRKVLEEEERLRKQEEAERKAREEEEKRRMKEEIEKRRAEAAEKRQKVEDSVDGETRKPFKCVSPRGSSLKIGERAEFLNRSAQKSSVKASHAPVVSKIDNRLEQYTTAVQSHKEVRSPRSAAIDLPMVTDGIRNIKSMWEKGNVFSSGGSPASANKDAAGIKVGVAGRINDWLNKTPETGKMSGGRPADLKPGDVTSKRSLWENKGSSATKVASRGETKSVTNGMGH
- the cald1a gene encoding caldesmon 1a isoform X1, which codes for MDDDFERRRELRRQKREEMRLEAERMAYRRNEEDEEEAARERRRRARQERLRSKDSEDVAYKPETPELNNSHSITVTESVSTSVMSSSGTGEGDEEEQALLERLAKREERRQKRMKEALDRQEQEDTSQTSESSIGLRRGRSYEVEEEHNSKEEEKEEEKPVEEEEEEEEEEEVVIPREEVVVEEKPRRSYLREQESIEEISKIPDKDNNEQDAVPSSEVREVILNEDVDDSAVVSGTDEENGTTELTAGVHKEKSEIEGLTENGVDEMREAENFEKYEISENDESLMEDEDVMRKNKQPNGGVCEDSTPKHKKAERTFSRGSLRSPEAPEADEADGEDARLEAERKLEELKRRRDEMESEEFERMRQKQQEAEVELEELKRKREERRKVLEEEERLRKQEEAERKAREEEEKRRMKEEIEKRRAEAAEKRQKVEDSVDGETRKPFKCVSPRGSSLKIGERAEFLNRSAQKSSVKASHAPVVSKIDNRLEQYTTAVQSHKEVRSPRSAAIDLPMVTDGIRNIKSMWEKGNVFSSGGSPASANKDAAGIKVGVAGRINDWLNKTPETGKMSGGRPADLKPGDVTSKRSLWENKGSSATKVASRGETKSVTNGMGH
- the cald1a gene encoding caldesmon 1a isoform X4, with translation MDDDFERRRELRRQKREEMRLEAERMAYRRNEEDEEEAARERRRRARQERLRSKDSEDVAYKPETPELNNSHSITVTESVSTSVMSSSGTGEGDEEEQALLERLAKREERRQKRMKEALDRQEQEDTSQTSESSIGLRRGRSYEVEEEHNSKEEEKEEEKPVEEEEEEEEEEEVVIPREEVVVEEKPRRSYLREQMEDEDVMRKNKQPNGGVCEDSTPKHKKAERTFSRGSLRSPEAPEADEADGEDARLEAERKLEELKRRRDEMESEEFERMRQKQQEAEVELEELKRKREERRKVLEEEERLRKQEEAERKAREEEEKRRMKEEIEKRRAEAAEKRQKVEDSVDGETRKPFKCVSPRGSSLKIGERAEFLNRSAQKSSVKASHAPVVSKIDNRLEQYTTAVQSHKEVRSPRSAAIDLPMVTDGIRNIKSMWEKGNVFSSGGSPASANKDAAGIKVGVAGRINDWLNKTPETGKMSGGRPADLKPGDVTSKRSLWENKGSSATKVASRGETKSVTNGMGH